CCGAGGCCAGCATCGTCATGTCCAGCAGCAGCGCGGCCGAAACGGCGATGCCGGCCAGCGCCAGCGCCGTCCTTCCGCCGCGCCGGAACAGCGACCGCAGGAAGGCGGATACGATCACCGCTCCCCCAGCTTCTGCGGCGCGACGCGCACCAGCCGCCACGCCGCGAGCACCCCGGCAATCGTCCCCAGCGCCAGGCCCAGCAGCGCCGCGATCAGCACGATCCGCGGCGTCACCAGCGCAAAGCGCAGCGTGGTGTCGTACACCCGGGCGTAGTGCGCGTTGACGATCCGCGTCACCACCACGCCCAGCCCGGCGCCCGCAATCGATCCCACCACCGCGATCCCGATCGCCTCCAGCACGACGGCGCGGAACACCGTCCCCCGGCTGACGCCGATCAGCCGCAACGTGCCCATGTCGCGCTTCCGCTCGTCCACGCGAATGATCATCACGCAGAGCAGGAAGATGGCGCTCGCCAGGACGGTGACGATGCCGATGGCATCGTGAAAGCGCGAGACGACACGGAAGGTGGCGCTCGTCTCCTCCGCCAGCGCCGCGCTCCCATACGCCCGCGTCCCGAAGGCGACGGACTCGACCCAGCGCGCGGCCGGGTCTGCCCGGGCGCCGGGGGCGAGCACGATGGCGAAACGGTCCACGCGGTCGTGCGTGGGCAGCATCGCCTCGAGGTCGGGCAGGTGCAGGCGCACCTCGTAGTCGTTCCGCGCGATGCGGTTGGGATCGGCCTCGC
This sequence is a window from Longimicrobium sp.. Protein-coding genes within it:
- a CDS encoding ABC transporter permease; the protein is MMLVAAALQAVVVQPAPGMLVERRLAEAIPVAVGDTVRVRALAGSAQPRPFVVAGVFEREADPNRIARNDYEVRLHLPDLEAMLPTHDRVDRFAIVLAPGARADPAARWVESVAFGTRAYGSAALAEETSATFRVVSRFHDAIGIVTVLASAIFLLCVMIIRVDERKRDMGTLRLIGVSRGTVFRAVVLEAIGIAVVGSIAGAGLGVVVTRIVNAHYARVYDTTLRFALVTPRIVLIAALLGLALGTIAGVLAAWRLVRVAPQKLGER